Proteins from one Bacteroides mediterraneensis genomic window:
- a CDS encoding SDR family NAD(P)-dependent oxidoreductase, protein MKGKLVFITGATSGIGEGCARKFAAMGSNLILNGRNVEKLESLKKELTAQSVEVLTLPFDVRDRQAMRQAVDSLQDKWRHIDVLINNAGLVIGMDKEYEGSLEEWDVVIDTNIKALLAMTRMIVPGMVERGCGHIINIGSVAGDAAYAGGSVYCATKAAVKALSDGLRIDLVDTPLRVTNIKPGLVETNFSVVRFRGDKGKADAVYEGIRPLTGDDIAEVVYYAASAPAHIQIAEVLVMPTFQATGTVCYRKK, encoded by the coding sequence ATGAAAGGGAAATTGGTTTTTATTACAGGTGCCACAAGTGGTATCGGTGAGGGTTGCGCACGGAAATTTGCAGCCATGGGAAGCAACCTGATATTGAACGGAAGAAACGTGGAAAAACTGGAAAGCCTGAAAAAAGAACTTACGGCACAGAGCGTGGAAGTGCTGACGCTGCCGTTTGATGTGCGCGACCGGCAGGCCATGCGTCAGGCGGTAGATTCCTTACAGGATAAATGGCGGCACATTGACGTGCTGATTAACAATGCCGGACTGGTAATCGGAATGGATAAAGAATATGAAGGTTCGCTGGAAGAATGGGATGTGGTGATTGATACCAATATCAAGGCATTGTTGGCCATGACGCGGATGATTGTGCCGGGGATGGTGGAACGTGGATGCGGGCATATCATCAATATCGGTTCTGTGGCCGGAGATGCGGCTTATGCGGGCGGCAGTGTGTATTGTGCGACGAAGGCAGCCGTGAAAGCATTGTCCGACGGATTGCGTATCGACCTGGTGGATACTCCGCTGCGGGTGACGAACATCAAGCCAGGGCTGGTAGAGACAAACTTCTCTGTCGTCCGTTTCCGGGGCGACAAGGGAAAAGCCGATGCCGTGTACGAAGGCATCCGTCCGCTGACGGGGGATGACATTGCCGAGGTGGTGTATTATGCTGCTTCCGCTCCTGCACACATTCAGATAGCAGAGGTATTGGTAATGCCGACTTTCCAGGCAACAGGGACGGTTTGTTATCGGAAAAAATAG
- a CDS encoding fimbrillin family protein: MKKNCFYVLVAAAWIAVSCTTNEIPTQSSSNQAITIVADVSPQSRVPQLNSDGSGSFSKGDVMTLCVTKADANKTSLDYAYQKDEITWGGLNLPESTSQVQMAACYPKQTVTESGTFEFDVLKATDKDLLLAPVQTVNVGTSEAVNLNFVHALHRLDVTFTPGDGYSADALKNLSLLVKAHTQCTVDAFQGKIREVKSDKGQYTSTGASASFYVIPQATTEITLDVTVGGQHKSFTLSELFTQLGKPQTDLKGGAKCTITLKVGREGIVVESGSIGAWENQVTVDGELTIG; encoded by the coding sequence ATGAAAAAGAATTGTTTTTATGTACTTGTAGCTGCCGCATGGATAGCGGTATCTTGTACAACCAATGAAATCCCAACCCAGTCATCTTCTAATCAGGCTATTACGATTGTGGCGGATGTTTCTCCCCAATCACGTGTGCCACAGTTGAATTCGGATGGTAGTGGCAGTTTTAGCAAAGGGGATGTAATGACATTATGTGTTACAAAAGCAGATGCCAATAAAACTTCTCTGGATTACGCATATCAGAAGGATGAAATAACATGGGGCGGATTGAATTTACCGGAAAGTACCAGTCAGGTGCAGATGGCGGCTTGTTATCCGAAGCAGACCGTCACAGAAAGTGGTACTTTTGAATTTGATGTGCTGAAGGCTACTGACAAAGACTTGCTTCTTGCTCCTGTCCAAACGGTGAATGTGGGTACTTCGGAGGCAGTAAACTTGAATTTTGTGCATGCGTTGCATCGCTTGGATGTGACCTTTACTCCGGGAGATGGTTATTCGGCAGATGCTTTGAAGAATTTATCGCTTTTGGTGAAAGCTCATACGCAGTGTACAGTAGATGCTTTTCAAGGAAAAATAAGAGAAGTGAAGTCTGATAAAGGTCAGTACACTTCTACCGGTGCATCTGCTTCATTTTATGTGATTCCTCAAGCTACTACAGAAATTACTTTGGATGTAACGGTGGGTGGACAGCATAAGTCTTTTACACTGAGTGAATTGTTTACCCAGTTGGGTAAGCCCCAAACAGACTTGAAAGGTGGTGCCAAATGTACCATTACCTTGAAAGTGGGCCGTGAAGGCATCGTGGTAGAAAGCGGTTCTATCGGTGCGTGGGAAAATCAGGTGACTGTAGACGGTGAATTGACGATAGGTTAA
- the rpsA gene encoding 30S ribosomal protein S1, translating into MENLKNIAPIEDFNWDAYENGDATTNVSKEELEKAYDSTLNKVNDREVVDGTVIAMNKREVVVNIGYKSDGIIPLSEFRYNPDLKVGDTVEVYIENQEDKKGQLILSHKKARATRSWDRVNAALENEEIIKGYIKCRTKGGMIVDVFGIEAFLPGSQIDVKPIRDYDVFVGKTMEFKVVKINQEFKNVVVSHKALIEAELEQQKKEIISKLEKGQVLEGTVKNITSYGVFIDLGGVDGLIHITDLSWGRVSDPREVVQLDQKLNVVILDFDDEKKRIALGLKQLTPHPWDALDPNLKVGDHVKGKVVVMADYGAFIEIAPGVEGLIHVSEMSWSQHLRSAQDFMKVGDEVEAVILTLDREERKMSLGIKQLKPDPWETIEEKYPVGSKHVAKVRNFTNFGVFVEIEEGVDGLIHISDLSWTKKIKHPSEFTQIGADIDVVVLEIDKENRRLSLGHKQLEDNPWDVFETVFTVGSIHEGTIIEMLDKGAVVALPYGVEGFATPKHLVKEDGSQAQLDEKLPFKVIEFNKDAKRIIVSHSRIFEDAAKAEEKAEKKASKKSSKKEETPMIQNQAASTTLGDIDALAALKEQLEGKK; encoded by the coding sequence ATGGAAAACTTAAAGAACATTGCTCCTATTGAAGATTTCAACTGGGATGCGTATGAAAACGGTGATGCAACAACCAACGTAAGCAAGGAAGAACTTGAAAAAGCTTACGACAGCACCCTGAACAAAGTAAACGACCGTGAGGTTGTAGACGGTACTGTCATCGCAATGAACAAACGCGAAGTGGTTGTAAACATCGGTTACAAATCAGACGGTATCATTCCGTTGAGCGAATTCCGTTACAATCCGGATTTGAAAGTAGGTGACACTGTAGAAGTGTACATCGAAAACCAGGAAGACAAAAAAGGTCAGTTGATCTTGTCTCACAAGAAAGCTCGCGCTACTCGTTCTTGGGACCGCGTAAACGCTGCGCTTGAAAACGAAGAAATTATCAAGGGTTACATCAAGTGCCGCACGAAGGGTGGTATGATTGTAGACGTATTCGGCATTGAAGCATTCTTGCCGGGTTCTCAGATTGATGTGAAACCTATCCGTGACTACGATGTATTCGTAGGCAAGACTATGGAATTCAAGGTGGTTAAAATCAACCAGGAATTCAAGAATGTGGTTGTTTCTCACAAGGCTCTTATCGAAGCCGAACTGGAACAGCAGAAGAAAGAAATCATCAGCAAACTGGAAAAAGGTCAGGTACTGGAAGGTACTGTCAAGAATATCACATCTTACGGTGTATTCATCGACTTGGGCGGCGTAGACGGTTTGATTCACATCACCGACTTGTCTTGGGGCCGTGTAAGCGATCCTCGCGAAGTGGTTCAGCTGGATCAGAAACTGAACGTAGTTATCTTGGACTTCGACGACGAAAAGAAACGTATCGCTCTTGGCTTGAAGCAGCTGACTCCGCACCCATGGGATGCACTGGATCCTAACTTGAAGGTAGGCGACCACGTGAAAGGTAAAGTAGTCGTTATGGCTGACTACGGTGCATTCATCGAAATCGCTCCGGGCGTTGAAGGTTTGATTCACGTATCAGAAATGTCTTGGTCACAGCACCTGCGTTCTGCTCAGGACTTCATGAAAGTGGGCGACGAAGTAGAAGCTGTCATCCTGACTCTGGACCGTGAAGAACGCAAGATGTCTTTGGGTATCAAACAGCTGAAACCGGATCCATGGGAAACTATCGAAGAAAAATATCCTGTAGGTTCTAAGCACGTGGCTAAGGTTCGCAACTTCACTAACTTCGGTGTATTCGTAGAAATCGAAGAAGGTGTAGACGGATTGATCCACATCTCTGACCTGTCTTGGACAAAGAAAATCAAACATCCTTCTGAATTCACTCAGATCGGTGCAGACATCGACGTAGTAGTACTGGAAATCGACAAGGAAAACCGTCGTCTGAGCTTGGGCCACAAGCAGCTGGAAGACAATCCTTGGGATGTATTCGAGACAGTATTCACTGTAGGTTCTATCCACGAAGGTACTATCATCGAAATGCTGGATAAGGGTGCTGTCGTTGCATTGCCTTACGGTGTAGAAGGTTTCGCTACTCCGAAACACCTGGTAAAAGAAGACGGTTCTCAGGCTCAGCTGGATGAAAAACTGCCGTTCAAGGTAATCGAATTCAACAAAGATGCAAAACGTATCATCGTTTCTCACAGCCGTATCTTCGAAGATGCTGCAAAGGCAGAAGAAAAGGCAGAAAAGAAAGCTTCTAAGAAGTCTTCTAAGAAAGAAGAAACTCCGATGATTCAGAACCAGGCTGCTTCTACCACTTTGGGTGACATCGATGCACTGGCTGCATTGAAGGAACAGCTGGAAGGTAAGAAATAA
- a CDS encoding ATPase, whose amino-acid sequence MILIADSGATKTDWCFGTTLHHSQIVQTEGINPFHQTADKINEILRNGLLPQLPCPSSDIQDVFFYGAGCTPDKIEKLAFLLGQTFPHATIEVHSDLVGAARALCQHKPGIACILGTGANSCLYDGEKIIQNTPPLGYILGDEGSGAYLGKRFLGDCIKQQLPAGLLEGLLKEYQLTLPDILERVYRQPLANRFLASLTPYIYKHKPQPEVHHFLTTCFTDFFQRNVVSYEGYRQLPISFTGSVAWFFRQEIEEAAQQLHLHTGVFIQSPILELRHFHLPEKTL is encoded by the coding sequence ATGATTCTTATTGCCGACAGTGGAGCCACCAAAACCGACTGGTGTTTCGGAACCACCCTTCACCACAGCCAGATTGTCCAGACAGAAGGCATCAACCCTTTTCATCAGACGGCGGACAAAATAAATGAGATACTCCGCAACGGACTATTACCCCAACTTCCTTGTCCTTCTTCCGACATACAGGACGTATTCTTCTATGGTGCCGGATGCACCCCCGACAAAATAGAAAAGCTGGCTTTCCTCTTGGGGCAGACATTTCCCCACGCCACCATCGAAGTACACAGCGATTTGGTGGGAGCCGCACGTGCTTTATGCCAGCACAAGCCGGGAATAGCCTGTATTCTGGGCACCGGAGCCAACTCCTGCCTGTACGACGGAGAGAAAATCATACAAAACACTCCTCCGTTGGGATACATTCTGGGAGATGAAGGAAGTGGCGCCTATTTGGGTAAACGTTTTCTGGGCGACTGCATCAAGCAGCAGCTTCCGGCCGGACTGCTGGAGGGGCTGCTGAAAGAATACCAGCTGACCCTGCCGGACATTCTGGAAAGGGTCTACAGACAACCTCTGGCCAACCGTTTCCTGGCCAGTCTTACACCTTATATATATAAGCACAAACCACAACCGGAAGTACATCATTTTCTGACGACCTGTTTCACCGACTTCTTCCAACGCAACGTGGTTTCCTACGAAGGATACCGGCAACTGCCCATTTCTTTTACCGGCTCCGTAGCCTGGTTTTTCCGTCAGGAAATAGAAGAAGCCGCACAGCAGCTCCACCTCCACACAGGCGTTTTCATACAGTCTCCCATACTGGAACTGAGGCATTTTCACCTGCCTGAAAAAACGCTTTGA
- a CDS encoding NAD(P)H-dependent oxidoreductase, whose product MKLIMSDRPLDITLQPKEDIRYFDLSSLKIANCMGCFGCWTKTPGQCVIRDEATQIYPCIAQSDAVLYVSRLAYGGYDTPMKTMLERAIPVQQAFIRIHQGETHHVQRDVKLKQATIIAYGDTDEEERDIFRQLVVRNACNMSFAQHEIIFTTEAMVNDTVKKTLEKWKKY is encoded by the coding sequence ATGAAACTGATAATGAGCGACAGACCGCTGGACATTACTCTCCAGCCCAAGGAAGACATCCGCTATTTCGATTTGTCTTCTTTGAAAATTGCGAATTGCATGGGATGTTTCGGATGTTGGACGAAAACTCCGGGACAATGTGTCATCCGCGACGAAGCCACTCAAATTTATCCCTGCATTGCCCAAAGTGATGCCGTACTATATGTGAGCCGTCTGGCCTATGGAGGCTACGACACTCCCATGAAAACCATGCTCGAACGAGCCATCCCTGTGCAACAGGCCTTCATACGCATCCATCAAGGCGAAACGCACCATGTGCAACGCGACGTGAAACTCAAACAAGCCACCATTATTGCTTACGGCGATACGGACGAAGAAGAACGTGACATTTTCCGGCAATTAGTGGTCCGCAATGCCTGCAACATGAGTTTTGCCCAGCACGAGATTATATTTACCACCGAAGCCATGGTAAACGACACGGTAAAAAAGACACTGGAAAAATGGAAAAAATACTGA
- a CDS encoding SIMPL domain-containing protein, with translation MKNFRIEALILAVGLLLLGVFIEKGFNKFAEKDRCVTVKGLAEIEVPANKVTWPLVYKSLGNNLGQLYDDIKRSNQTIISFLKEKGLTEKEISVNAPEIIDLAAERYGNNQNPANRYNVTTVITVTSDKVDLIRGLISEQGELLKRGIAITSGEYQYRVQYEYTDLNKVKPQMIEEATKNAREAAEKFAKDSGSSLGKIRQANQGQFSITDRDPNTPYIKKIRVVTTIDYSLEN, from the coding sequence ATGAAAAATTTCAGAATCGAGGCCCTTATCCTGGCTGTCGGACTCTTGTTGTTAGGAGTCTTTATTGAAAAGGGATTCAACAAATTTGCAGAGAAAGACCGTTGCGTCACCGTAAAAGGGCTGGCGGAAATCGAAGTTCCGGCCAATAAAGTCACCTGGCCGCTGGTTTACAAAAGCCTCGGAAATAACCTGGGGCAGCTATACGACGATATCAAGCGTTCCAACCAGACCATTATCAGCTTTCTGAAAGAGAAAGGACTGACAGAAAAGGAAATCAGCGTGAATGCTCCCGAAATCATCGACCTGGCTGCCGAACGCTACGGCAACAACCAGAACCCGGCCAACCGCTACAATGTGACAACCGTCATCACGGTCACTTCCGACAAGGTCGACCTCATCCGTGGACTCATCAGCGAACAAGGAGAATTGCTGAAACGGGGTATCGCCATCACTTCCGGCGAATACCAGTACAGGGTGCAGTATGAATACACCGACCTGAACAAAGTAAAGCCGCAGATGATTGAAGAAGCTACCAAAAACGCCCGTGAGGCTGCTGAAAAATTTGCCAAAGACTCCGGCAGCAGTCTTGGAAAAATCCGGCAGGCCAACCAGGGACAGTTCAGCATCACCGACCGCGACCCTAATACACCGTACATCAAGAAAATACGTGTAGTCACAACCATCGACTACTCTCTTGAAAACTAA
- a CDS encoding putative signal transducing protein, producing MKQDKIIELYRGELWECQLLETVLKDEGIDCFLTNSVRSGYGPIIAFAQQIQVMIKESDAEKGLAVLDAFKKGKQ from the coding sequence ATGAAACAGGATAAAATCATTGAATTGTATCGTGGAGAGTTGTGGGAATGTCAGTTGCTGGAAACGGTATTGAAAGATGAAGGCATCGACTGTTTTCTGACAAATAGTGTCCGTAGTGGTTATGGCCCCATCATTGCATTTGCCCAACAGATACAGGTGATGATAAAGGAAAGTGATGCGGAAAAGGGACTGGCTGTGCTCGATGCATTTAAGAAGGGAAAGCAGTAA
- a CDS encoding SDR family oxidoreductase — translation MNRVIVVTGGAGGIGRCIVEYFASQGDKVYFVDCDREAMLVEVEKMRRQGKNVAGFSGDISEKEVLEEFADWVLREQPEGIHCLINNACLMHGGILEGCDYEDFLYVQRVGVAAPFMLSKLFKEHFQGLGSIVNLSSTRAFQSQPNTESYTAAKGGITALTHALAVSLSGVARVNSIAPGWIDTGAYHKEEAYQPVYSQGDLKQHPSGRVGEPMDIVRVVAFLCDERNSFINGENITVDGGMSRLMIYHNDCGWSYNP, via the coding sequence ATGAATCGGGTGATAGTAGTGACAGGCGGTGCCGGGGGCATCGGCCGTTGTATTGTGGAATATTTTGCTTCTCAAGGCGATAAAGTGTATTTTGTGGATTGTGACCGGGAAGCGATGCTGGTTGAAGTGGAAAAAATGCGTAGGCAAGGGAAAAATGTGGCGGGATTTTCCGGTGACATTTCCGAGAAGGAAGTGCTGGAGGAATTTGCGGATTGGGTGCTTCGGGAACAGCCGGAAGGTATCCACTGTTTGATTAACAATGCGTGTCTGATGCATGGAGGAATTCTGGAAGGATGCGATTATGAGGATTTTCTATATGTGCAGCGTGTGGGAGTAGCCGCTCCTTTTATGCTGTCCAAATTGTTTAAGGAGCATTTCCAAGGACTTGGTTCCATTGTGAACCTTTCCTCTACCCGTGCTTTCCAGTCGCAGCCGAATACCGAGAGTTATACGGCAGCCAAAGGAGGCATTACGGCGTTGACACATGCCTTGGCTGTAAGTCTGTCGGGAGTGGCACGCGTCAATTCGATTGCTCCCGGATGGATTGACACGGGGGCTTACCATAAAGAAGAGGCGTATCAACCGGTGTATAGTCAAGGGGACTTGAAGCAACATCCTTCGGGTAGAGTGGGAGAGCCTATGGACATTGTGCGGGTGGTGGCTTTCCTTTGTGACGAACGTAACTCTTTCATCAACGGAGAGAATATCACGGTGGATGGAGGGATGAGCCGGCTGATGATATACCACAATGATTGTGGCTGGAGTTACAATCCTTGA
- a CDS encoding IdeS/Mac family cysteine endopeptidase (This family includes IgM or IgG-cleaving cysteine proteases.) yields the protein MNRLFVALLGSMLFLMSCDRTEDISISKKEDFTLECAKSAWSQDSRAVVDDEGIGCFEEGDRIDVWTKVGEGTSNVWLQYEGGRWTPSLKRVNNGQGTWTLSALFPVLSQPVGDATRRILNLPLNQSIAVNKQEADILFAQTTVGSEESSAKLLFKHALHQINIHLKGTVPENLELKIRSCTNGEISLVDGSVNLSSKKSYYWITPLKTAEHTYSAIILPQDASDYQKGDGLLRLTYGEKEISYSLDSEVQSFKPGMQTTLNLTLKSGDTGVDDEVVDTEFANQTRWVYGINSPACPGIDELQTYPDWMSSFPDGVWFRYEYNGLPDNVTYLTWKENCGWYDCNKTIDYKGGDNNMCWAATASNLLHWWLEHNSKYVEAYEAVHPESSCPKEYRRMTENDQNHSDIFAFFKNSFPNLGSWETGGVNWFINGDGQKLNANYNTDFKGFFSEVFSKDNVVATDTYNMSKKNFNNWMKDAFRNHKAIGFSVYGFANANEGLHAMTIWGAEFDAEGNVAYLYFCDNNSADQDPNYGAVKRFKVVYQLAGASGDKTRETFLAPLDKLDGTPTKRTSTICSLTLVDLRQDIWRKAFPGV from the coding sequence ATGAACCGATTGTTTGTTGCTCTTTTGGGCAGCATGTTATTCTTGATGTCGTGCGACCGCACGGAGGATATTTCTATATCGAAGAAGGAGGACTTTACGTTGGAGTGTGCCAAATCTGCTTGGTCGCAGGACAGTCGTGCGGTAGTGGATGACGAAGGTATCGGCTGTTTTGAGGAAGGCGACCGCATTGATGTGTGGACGAAAGTCGGAGAAGGAACTTCCAACGTCTGGTTGCAGTATGAAGGTGGAAGGTGGACTCCTTCTTTGAAACGGGTGAATAACGGACAAGGAACGTGGACTTTGTCGGCCTTGTTTCCGGTTTTGTCACAGCCAGTAGGGGATGCGACCCGTCGGATTCTTAATTTGCCGCTGAATCAGAGCATTGCAGTAAATAAGCAGGAGGCAGATATTCTTTTTGCCCAAACAACTGTAGGGTCGGAAGAGAGTTCCGCCAAGCTGTTGTTCAAGCATGCCTTGCATCAGATTAATATTCATCTGAAAGGAACTGTTCCGGAGAATTTGGAACTGAAGATACGGAGTTGTACGAATGGTGAGATTTCTCTGGTGGATGGAAGTGTGAACTTATCATCCAAGAAAAGTTATTATTGGATTACACCTCTGAAGACAGCAGAGCATACGTATTCAGCCATTATTCTTCCGCAAGATGCCTCGGATTATCAGAAGGGAGACGGATTGCTTCGTTTGACTTATGGCGAGAAAGAAATTTCTTATTCGCTTGATTCAGAAGTGCAATCGTTCAAACCAGGAATGCAGACTACGTTGAACTTGACCCTGAAGTCTGGAGATACAGGTGTAGATGATGAGGTAGTAGATACAGAATTTGCCAATCAGACCCGGTGGGTGTATGGTATAAATTCTCCGGCTTGTCCAGGGATAGATGAACTTCAAACTTACCCAGACTGGATGTCAAGTTTTCCGGATGGGGTATGGTTCCGGTATGAGTATAATGGTTTACCTGATAATGTGACTTATCTTACTTGGAAAGAAAATTGCGGCTGGTATGATTGCAACAAGACTATCGACTATAAAGGAGGAGATAACAATATGTGTTGGGCTGCTACTGCATCCAATTTGCTTCATTGGTGGTTGGAGCATAATAGTAAATACGTGGAAGCATACGAGGCTGTACATCCGGAGAGTTCTTGTCCTAAGGAATATCGTCGGATGACAGAAAATGACCAGAACCATAGTGATATATTCGCATTCTTCAAGAATTCTTTTCCGAATTTAGGAAGTTGGGAAACAGGAGGTGTCAATTGGTTCATTAATGGTGACGGCCAAAAATTGAATGCAAATTACAATACGGATTTTAAAGGCTTTTTTAGTGAGGTGTTTTCGAAAGATAATGTAGTGGCTACGGACACTTACAATATGTCAAAAAAGAACTTTAACAATTGGATGAAGGATGCTTTTCGAAACCATAAAGCAATCGGTTTTTCTGTATATGGCTTTGCTAATGCAAATGAAGGACTTCATGCTATGACCATTTGGGGGGCTGAATTTGATGCAGAGGGTAATGTGGCTTATTTGTATTTTTGTGATAACAATTCGGCAGATCAGGATCCCAATTATGGTGCAGTCAAACGGTTTAAGGTCGTGTACCAACTGGCTGGAGCATCTGGAGATAAGACAAGAGAGACTTTTTTGGCTCCATTGGACAAACTTGATGGAACACCTACGAAGAGAACATCAACGATATGTTCGTTGACTTTAGTAGACTTACGGCAGGATATATGGCGGAAAGCTTTTCCTGGAGTATAA
- a CDS encoding peptidylprolyl isomerase, whose translation MENKYITVAYKLYAVEDGKKELREEAPAAHPFQFISGIGYTLDRFEKEILALQKGDNFSFTIPCAEAYGERNEDNVRQVPKSMFCGPDGKFDSDNIFEGNIIMLNDSEGHQFYANVGEITDDKVVLDLNHPHAGKDLYFEGTVMEMRDATNKEMESIIKLMSGEGCGGGCEGCGGGCGDHEHEDDGCCGGGCGHCH comes from the coding sequence ATGGAAAATAAATACATTACGGTAGCATATAAACTGTATGCAGTGGAAGACGGAAAAAAAGAATTGCGTGAAGAAGCTCCGGCCGCCCACCCGTTTCAGTTCATTTCCGGAATAGGATATACACTGGACCGCTTTGAAAAAGAAATTCTGGCCCTTCAAAAAGGAGACAACTTCAGTTTCACCATTCCTTGTGCAGAAGCATACGGAGAAAGAAACGAAGACAACGTACGCCAGGTACCTAAATCAATGTTCTGCGGACCGGACGGAAAATTCGACAGCGACAATATTTTCGAAGGAAACATCATCATGCTGAACGACTCCGAAGGACACCAGTTCTATGCCAACGTGGGTGAAATTACAGACGACAAAGTGGTGCTCGACCTGAATCATCCTCACGCTGGAAAAGACCTTTATTTTGAAGGAACCGTCATGGAAATGCGCGACGCCACCAACAAAGAAATGGAAAGCATCATCAAACTGATGAGCGGTGAAGGCTGTGGAGGCGGATGCGAAGGTTGCGGAGGCGGATGCGGCGACCACGAGCATGAAGACGACGGATGCTGCGGCGGAGGTTGCGGACATTGCCACTAA